In a genomic window of Mycolicibacterium neoaurum VKM Ac-1815D:
- a CDS encoding VOC family protein — protein sequence MAQAVEPHQDGHKDLHSEHGALRGEHPGRVKDPIIRVADIAWLEFDKPDLVRAEAFARAFGFGIALREPHQLYLRGTQAGSPCVILRRGKRSRFAGLALRAADEVDVLRLADKTGAPLRALPESIGGTAVQLTDPSGMAVKVVAGVRELPAQPVQPPQVLNTGQALVRINDTVRPPRVPTRVQRLGHVVLQSTTYLKTLNWYLDTFGMIVSDFLFFPGQRARGPAMSFIRCDRGTTPADHHTLALALGPANQYVHSAYEVSDLDALAAGGEYLRERGYFRSWGIGRHIQGSQLFDYWRDPDGFLVEHFADGDMFDNTLEPGWAPFTASGLAQWGPPATKDFLDASPRAVPHQLTSMVNALRGDNEFDLNRLVGLLKVAIS from the coding sequence GTGGCACAGGCGGTCGAGCCGCATCAGGACGGTCACAAGGACCTGCACAGCGAACACGGCGCGCTGCGCGGTGAGCATCCAGGGCGGGTGAAGGATCCGATCATCCGTGTTGCGGACATCGCCTGGCTGGAATTCGACAAACCCGATCTGGTCCGGGCCGAAGCGTTCGCGCGTGCATTCGGTTTCGGTATTGCGCTGCGTGAGCCGCACCAGTTGTACCTACGCGGCACGCAGGCAGGCTCTCCCTGCGTGATCCTGCGTCGCGGCAAGCGATCCCGGTTCGCGGGATTGGCTTTACGCGCCGCCGACGAGGTCGACGTGCTGCGGTTGGCCGACAAGACCGGCGCCCCGCTGCGCGCGCTTCCGGAATCCATCGGTGGGACGGCGGTGCAGCTGACCGATCCGAGTGGAATGGCGGTCAAGGTAGTCGCGGGTGTGCGCGAGTTGCCGGCCCAGCCTGTTCAGCCGCCGCAGGTCCTCAATACCGGCCAGGCCCTGGTGCGCATCAACGACACCGTACGTCCACCACGGGTGCCGACTCGCGTCCAGCGGTTGGGCCACGTGGTGTTGCAATCCACCACCTATCTGAAGACACTCAACTGGTATCTGGACACGTTCGGGATGATCGTCAGCGACTTCCTGTTTTTTCCAGGGCAGCGGGCGCGCGGGCCGGCGATGAGCTTCATCCGGTGCGATCGCGGCACCACTCCGGCAGACCACCACACGCTGGCACTGGCGTTGGGGCCGGCCAACCAGTATGTGCACTCGGCGTACGAGGTCAGCGATCTGGACGCGTTGGCCGCCGGCGGTGAATACCTACGAGAGCGCGGCTACTTCCGGTCGTGGGGCATCGGCCGCCACATCCAGGGCAGCCAGTTGTTCGACTACTGGCGTGATCCGGATGGGTTCCTGGTCGAGCACTTCGCCGATGGTGACATGTTCGACAACACGCTCGAGCCCGGCTGGGCCCCGTTCACGGCATCCGGATTGGCCCAGTGGGGGCCACCGGCGACAAAAGACTTCCTCGATGCCAGCCCGCGTGCGGTGCCGCATCAGCTGACCTCGATGGTCAACGCATTGCGCGGGGACAACGAATTCGATCTCAACCGCCTCGTCGGCCTACTGAAAGTAGCGATCTCATGA
- a CDS encoding fumarylacetoacetate hydrolase family protein, which produces MTTTVLRTSDGWWVQTAKGASRISTSAITTAELLADRGAIGAAAAGGETVSVDDLTLMSPVTTPCRVIAQMTNFESHVKDSGMNPKTVPLTFFRKSSASITGPFGEIVRPAHVALLDYEVEIGLVIGRDVPAGSTVTENNLADVIAGLTITNDVSARDIQLPQIQFYEAKSYPTFTPVGPALVLLDANEIGRFGDLRLRLSVNGEERQNALVEGDMLYRPLQALQSLTRFQDLAAGDLVLTGTPAGTALTAPPKPIEMIGNLLPPAVKWKAFFSRQANNPKYLQHGDIVEASVGTDDGAIDLGAQRLTVRHT; this is translated from the coding sequence ATGACCACAACTGTGCTGCGCACCTCCGATGGCTGGTGGGTGCAGACCGCCAAAGGTGCCTCCCGAATCTCCACATCTGCCATCACGACCGCCGAGCTGCTGGCCGACCGCGGCGCCATCGGAGCGGCTGCCGCCGGTGGTGAGACTGTGTCCGTCGACGATCTGACGCTGATGTCCCCGGTGACCACGCCGTGCCGCGTGATTGCGCAGATGACGAACTTCGAGTCCCACGTCAAGGATTCCGGGATGAACCCGAAGACGGTGCCCCTGACGTTCTTTCGGAAATCGTCGGCGTCGATCACCGGCCCGTTCGGGGAGATCGTGCGCCCAGCGCACGTCGCACTGCTGGACTACGAAGTCGAGATCGGTCTGGTCATCGGTCGTGATGTCCCGGCCGGTTCGACCGTGACGGAGAACAACCTCGCGGATGTCATCGCCGGACTGACGATCACCAACGACGTCTCCGCCCGTGACATCCAACTTCCCCAAATTCAATTCTACGAAGCGAAGTCGTACCCGACCTTCACCCCGGTCGGGCCGGCCCTGGTTCTCCTGGATGCCAACGAAATCGGGCGTTTCGGTGATCTACGGCTCAGGCTGTCGGTCAACGGTGAAGAACGCCAGAATGCGCTGGTCGAAGGAGACATGCTGTATCGCCCATTGCAGGCACTGCAGTCGCTCACGCGTTTCCAAGACCTGGCTGCCGGTGACCTGGTGCTGACGGGCACTCCGGCCGGTACCGCGCTGACGGCCCCGCCCAAGCCCATCGAGATGATTGGAAACCTGCTGCCGCCCGCGGTGAAATGGAAAGCCTTCTTCTCTCGCCAGGCGAACAACCCGAAGTACCTGCAGCACGGCGACATCGTCGAAGCATCGGTCGGCACCGATGACGGGGCCATCGACCTCGGTGCGCAGCGGCTGACGGTGCGCCACACATGA
- a CDS encoding cytochrome P450, producing the protein MRRLGPVVWLPRHRLYALPRFSECKATLRDDDLFLSGHGVAANPLTNRLSRGTTLNSDGADHDRRRKLLAHRLMPRALRTLGEDVDALARAIVDAALARRTVDGVADLATALPLAVVPDLVGWPRGERKHLLDWGAATFDILGPVNVQALQALPRSLHMLRFAQRVVRERNVLPGSMAHELLTAVDEGTLDTEEVPPLLIDYIAPSLDTTISAISSALYLFATHPEQWELLKDDPARIPHAINEVVRFESPLRAFTRKTARESVVGGVRLPAGARVLVMYASANRDEREWDAPDVFDIRNDAGRHVAFGSGAHACAGQGLARLETTAMLKALIERVDRIEVTGRPIWGVNNIIRGYAQLPIRLIAA; encoded by the coding sequence ATGCGCCGGCTGGGGCCGGTGGTGTGGCTGCCGCGACATCGCCTCTACGCCCTGCCGCGCTTCAGCGAATGCAAGGCGACTCTGCGCGACGATGATCTGTTCCTTTCCGGGCACGGCGTTGCTGCCAATCCGCTGACCAATCGTCTGTCGCGGGGCACCACGCTCAACAGCGACGGCGCCGATCACGACAGGCGCCGCAAGCTCCTCGCGCACCGGCTGATGCCCCGGGCGCTGCGCACCCTCGGCGAGGACGTCGACGCCCTGGCACGGGCCATCGTCGATGCAGCATTGGCCCGGCGGACTGTGGATGGGGTCGCCGACCTGGCGACCGCCCTACCGCTGGCCGTCGTGCCCGACCTGGTTGGGTGGCCCCGCGGTGAGCGCAAACACCTACTCGACTGGGGCGCAGCCACGTTCGATATCCTCGGGCCGGTCAATGTGCAGGCGCTGCAGGCCCTTCCGCGAAGCCTGCACATGCTGCGCTTCGCCCAGCGGGTGGTACGTGAGCGCAACGTGCTGCCCGGCAGCATGGCTCATGAACTGCTGACTGCCGTCGACGAAGGCACCCTGGACACCGAAGAGGTGCCACCGTTGCTCATCGACTACATCGCGCCGTCGCTGGATACGACGATCAGCGCCATTTCCAGTGCCTTGTATCTGTTCGCCACCCACCCGGAGCAGTGGGAACTGCTGAAGGACGATCCCGCCCGGATTCCCCACGCCATCAACGAAGTGGTTCGCTTCGAGTCGCCACTGCGGGCTTTTACCCGCAAGACGGCGCGGGAAAGCGTCGTGGGCGGCGTGCGCCTTCCGGCAGGTGCTCGGGTACTGGTGATGTACGCCTCGGCCAACCGTGACGAACGTGAATGGGATGCCCCCGATGTGTTCGACATCCGCAACGATGCCGGACGGCACGTCGCGTTCGGTAGCGGCGCCCACGCCTGCGCCGGACAGGGCTTGGCCCGGCTGGAGACCACGGCGATGCTCAAGGCGCTCATCGAGCGCGTTGACCGCATCGAGGTGACCGGCCGGCCGATCTGGGGTGTCAACAACATCATCCGCGGCTACGCACAACTTCCCATCCGCCTCATCGCCGCCTGA
- the mhpA gene encoding bifunctional 3-(3-hydroxy-phenyl)propionate/3-hydroxycinnamic acid hydroxylase MhpA — translation MTNSTQQESVEHVPVAIVGGGPTGITAATLLAQYGVETLVLDRWSQVYPQPRAVHLDDEVYRILGRLGVAQEFAAIAWPARGLQLIDREMTVLARFRRDTLVTRNGFPAANMFDQPQLEEVLRTNLTRYRHAQFRGDTEVVDVLTTGSPLRLRVRNRTTGLDSVITADFVLGCDGANSMVRRAIGAEMRNMGFDQRWLVIDIATDADLQQWEGVHQLCDDHRAGTYMRIGRDRYRWEFRMLDHESVDDYATLTELRPLIAPWMRGVEEASLHLIRTAEYTFRAQLADRWRRGNVFLLGDAAHLTPPFIGQGMGAGLRDAMNLAWKIAGVHHRDLAPSVLDSYETERRPHARHMISLALNIGRAMTSGGRIGAAARALLLPHLHVVPGLRAKVIDSRTPPLHSSTMVRRSLRPGGIAGQLCPNALLDDGTRLDEHLGPRFGVVTNTALSAAQQDTLIFRGAQAVYAEQGSDLDRWLRRQHVTGAVVRPDGTVMMAGRDLATICRAVPLFRRDHHHAHP, via the coding sequence GTGACCAACTCCACGCAACAGGAGAGCGTCGAGCATGTGCCGGTGGCGATAGTCGGTGGTGGTCCCACCGGAATCACCGCGGCCACACTGCTGGCCCAATACGGCGTCGAGACGTTGGTGCTCGACCGGTGGTCGCAGGTCTACCCGCAACCCAGGGCGGTCCATCTCGACGATGAGGTCTACCGCATCCTGGGGCGCCTCGGAGTCGCGCAAGAGTTCGCTGCCATCGCTTGGCCGGCCCGTGGTCTGCAGCTGATCGACCGTGAGATGACCGTGCTGGCACGATTCCGGCGCGACACCTTGGTCACCCGGAACGGCTTTCCGGCCGCCAACATGTTCGACCAGCCGCAACTCGAAGAAGTGTTGCGCACCAACCTGACTCGGTACCGGCATGCGCAGTTTCGGGGTGACACCGAGGTTGTCGACGTGCTGACCACCGGCAGCCCGCTCCGCCTGCGAGTGCGTAACCGCACGACCGGACTGGATTCAGTGATCACGGCAGACTTCGTGCTGGGCTGCGACGGGGCAAACAGCATGGTCCGCAGGGCGATCGGCGCCGAGATGCGCAACATGGGGTTCGATCAGCGCTGGCTGGTGATCGACATCGCGACCGACGCCGACCTGCAGCAGTGGGAGGGCGTGCATCAGCTCTGTGACGACCATCGAGCCGGGACGTACATGCGGATCGGTCGTGATCGCTACCGCTGGGAGTTCCGCATGTTGGACCACGAGTCAGTCGACGATTACGCCACCTTGACCGAGCTTCGTCCGTTGATCGCGCCCTGGATGCGAGGTGTCGAGGAGGCCTCGCTGCACCTGATTCGCACCGCGGAGTACACATTTCGAGCCCAGCTCGCCGACCGCTGGCGCCGCGGCAACGTGTTTCTGCTCGGCGATGCCGCGCACCTGACACCGCCGTTCATCGGCCAGGGTATGGGAGCCGGTTTGCGTGACGCGATGAATCTGGCCTGGAAGATCGCCGGCGTGCACCACCGCGATCTTGCGCCGAGCGTGCTCGACAGTTATGAGACCGAGCGTCGCCCGCACGCGCGCCACATGATCTCGCTGGCACTCAACATCGGTCGCGCCATGACCTCCGGGGGGCGCATCGGCGCCGCGGCGCGAGCCCTTCTGCTGCCGCACCTGCATGTGGTGCCGGGACTGAGAGCGAAGGTCATCGACTCCCGCACTCCGCCACTTCACTCTTCGACGATGGTGCGGCGCTCGCTGCGTCCGGGCGGCATCGCTGGGCAACTGTGCCCGAACGCACTGCTCGACGACGGTACTCGCCTCGATGAGCATCTCGGGCCGCGCTTCGGGGTCGTCACCAACACTGCCCTGAGCGCTGCGCAACAGGACACCCTCATTTTCCGGGGTGCGCAAGCTGTCTACGCCGAGCAGGGTTCCGACCTGGATCGATGGTTGCGCCGCCAACACGTCACAGGCGCAGTGGTGCGACCCGATGGCACGGTCATGATGGCCGGCCGCGACCTCGCCACCATCTGTCGCGCAGTTCCACTATTTCGACGCGATCACCACCACGCCCACCCATAG
- a CDS encoding acyl-CoA synthetase encodes MNADLLWPAAQSPQDLPAIEQVPLESRGLPTSTYGVVLRAAQLWPDRTAITVLAEGADYQRGARRTFGQLADDVTRTAKALRRCGINRDNAVLLISPNCDELITATLAAQAAGIAVPINGSLSDQHVLELARLSGARLLITAAPDLDPRGIERAAILADAGLLDTVLLVRPTLAHDVPEPLPALSGIRVGYLSTLAAEQDPQPLEDGTPDTAQLAALFHTGGTTGMPKLAAHTHGNEVADAWMVALSADLADDAAVFAALPLFHVNALLVTLLAPLLRGRSVVWAGPLGYRDMGLYQHFWKIVEHYRLAAMSAVPTVYAVLAQIPVDADITTLTSAVSGASALPDTVRQDFLSATGVNLVEGYGLTEATCASARSFADHPRPGSVGQRMPYQQLRVVEIGDDGSWHDVLPRQVGTLAISGPTVFPGYVTGRAEHGYVLDGRGALRDGWLDTGDLASVDEEGFIYLAGRAKDLIIRGGHNIDPALIEDVLLAHPDVTAAAAVARPDAHSGEVPVGFVTVRPGATVTGDELAAFAVGHITERAAAPKCVTIIDAIPVTDVGKPYKVPLRAIAAEHAVAEALSGHAGVLSVHGTIDAGVPVVMIDLAATADRAAVERTVKAFAVNHEITEP; translated from the coding sequence ATGAACGCCGATCTGTTGTGGCCTGCCGCGCAATCGCCCCAGGATCTGCCTGCCATCGAACAGGTGCCCTTGGAAAGTCGAGGGCTCCCGACATCCACCTACGGCGTGGTCCTGCGGGCCGCACAACTGTGGCCTGACCGCACCGCGATCACGGTCTTGGCTGAGGGGGCCGACTATCAGAGAGGTGCACGTCGCACCTTCGGGCAGCTGGCCGACGATGTCACGCGGACGGCGAAAGCCCTTCGTCGCTGCGGGATCAATCGCGACAATGCGGTACTGCTGATCAGCCCGAACTGCGACGAACTGATCACCGCCACATTGGCGGCGCAGGCCGCCGGCATCGCGGTACCCATCAACGGGTCTCTGTCGGACCAGCACGTTCTCGAGTTGGCCCGCCTCTCGGGCGCTCGCCTGTTGATCACTGCGGCACCTGACCTGGACCCCAGAGGCATCGAACGCGCCGCCATTCTGGCCGATGCCGGTCTGCTCGACACCGTGCTGCTGGTGCGCCCGACGTTGGCGCACGATGTGCCGGAACCGCTCCCCGCACTGTCGGGCATCCGCGTTGGCTATCTTTCGACACTTGCGGCCGAACAAGACCCGCAACCGCTCGAAGACGGTACCCCCGATACCGCGCAGCTGGCCGCGCTGTTCCATACCGGCGGAACCACCGGAATGCCGAAGCTGGCTGCGCACACCCATGGCAACGAGGTGGCCGACGCCTGGATGGTGGCACTCAGCGCCGACCTCGCTGATGATGCCGCGGTGTTCGCGGCCTTACCGCTGTTCCACGTCAACGCGCTGCTAGTCACCCTGCTCGCGCCCTTGCTGCGTGGCCGGTCGGTGGTGTGGGCAGGACCGCTCGGCTACCGTGATATGGGCCTGTATCAACACTTTTGGAAGATTGTGGAACACTACCGGTTGGCGGCGATGAGCGCCGTACCCACCGTGTACGCGGTGCTGGCCCAGATCCCGGTCGACGCCGATATCACGACGCTGACCTCGGCGGTGTCGGGCGCCTCGGCGTTACCGGACACCGTGCGCCAAGACTTCCTCAGTGCCACGGGCGTGAATCTGGTCGAGGGTTACGGGCTCACCGAGGCTACGTGCGCCAGTGCGCGGAGCTTCGCCGACCATCCTCGGCCGGGATCGGTCGGACAGCGCATGCCCTACCAGCAACTCCGCGTCGTCGAGATTGGCGACGACGGTTCCTGGCACGACGTATTACCCAGGCAGGTCGGCACATTGGCCATCAGTGGGCCGACGGTATTTCCCGGCTACGTCACCGGACGTGCCGAGCACGGTTACGTGCTCGACGGTCGTGGAGCGCTGCGCGACGGCTGGCTCGACACCGGCGACCTGGCAAGTGTCGACGAGGAGGGCTTCATCTACCTCGCGGGCCGGGCCAAAGACCTCATCATCCGTGGCGGCCACAACATCGACCCCGCGCTCATCGAGGACGTGCTGCTGGCTCATCCCGACGTCACCGCGGCCGCAGCCGTGGCGCGACCCGACGCCCACTCGGGCGAAGTACCGGTCGGATTCGTCACTGTGCGGCCCGGCGCCACCGTCACCGGCGACGAACTGGCGGCCTTCGCCGTTGGACACATCACTGAACGCGCGGCGGCGCCCAAGTGCGTCACCATCATCGATGCGATACCGGTCACCGACGTCGGCAAGCCCTACAAGGTGCCGCTTCGCGCCATTGCGGCCGAACATGCTGTGGCCGAGGCGTTGAGCGGTCACGCGGGGGTACTCAGTGTGCACGGCACGATCGATGCAGGAGTGCCAGTGGTCATGATCGACCTTGCAGCGACCGCCGACCGTGCCGCTGTGGAGCGGACGGTGAAAGCGTTCGCAGTGAACCACGAGATCACCGAACCGTGA